In a single window of the Arachis hypogaea cultivar Tifrunner chromosome 6, arahy.Tifrunner.gnm2.J5K5, whole genome shotgun sequence genome:
- the LOC112755545 gene encoding uncharacterized protein, whose protein sequence is MINNRRCGLLKLVSLRNASHSFSNAKPDSHLAATLTAKKSVFGFHTNIDDADAFFIRLINEHRTPSQIELGKILMSVVNMKEYPTAIFLFAQMEFKGIAPSMISLSMLINCFCRLGQMNSAFSALAKIIKMGHELNVITLTTLIKGFCINGKVREALGFHDKLISLGFQLDEVSYGTLISGLCKMGQARVAMELLQKLESYTVKPNIVMYRTIIDGLRKDGLVNEAQNLFSEMISRGIYPDVVSYNSLMHGLCCTGRLKEATQLLNDMVVKDINPDVCTYNIIVNALCKERRIIEAKQVFDMLMDGRIKPDVVTYNALIYGYILTGKVDEAASLFGDMKKIGLASCVWSYSIMINGYCKHKRLDEAVTLFKEMLQRNLVPSTVTYNSLIDGFCKSGRIPDVQNLLEDMYARGQPPNIITYNILLDGLCKGSHLDAAIELFQKIFGKGGWSLCHTPY, encoded by the coding sequence ATGATAAACAACAGAAGATGTGGCCTTCTCAAACTTGTTTCTCTTCGTAATGCTTCTCACTCTTTCTCAAATGCAAAACCTGATTCCCATTTGGCAGCAACATTAACCGCTAAGAAGAGTGTTTTTGGGTTCCACACTAACATTGATGATGCTGATGCCTTTTTCATTCGCCTCATCAATGAGCACCGCACTCCATCTCAAATCGAACTTGGTAAGATTTTGATGTCTGTTGTTAACATGAAAGAATACCCCActgctatttttctttttgcaCAAATGGAGTTTAAGGGTATTGCTCCTTCCATGATTAGTCTAAGCATGTTGATTAATTGTTTTTGCCGTTTGGGTCAAATGAACTCTGCTTTCTCTGCATTGGCCAAGATTATCAAGATGGGTCATGAACTGAATGTTATAACACTGACCACACTCATCAAAGGGTTCTGTATAAATGGCAAGGTTAGGGAAGCCCTAGGGTTTCATGACAAGCTAATATCTCTAGGTTTTCAGCTTGATGAGGTTAGTTATGGGACCTTAATTAGTGGTCTATGTAAAATGGGGCAAGCAAGAGTCGCCATGGAGCTTTTGCAAAAGCTAGAGAGTTATACAGTTAAGCCTAACATAGTAATGTACAGAACAATTATTGATGGATTGCGTAAAGATGGTCTTGTAAATGAGGCACAAAATTTGTTCTCAGAGATGATTTCTCGAGGAATTTATCCTGATGTTGTCTCATACAATTCTTTGATGCATGGTTTGTGTTGCACCGGTCGTTTAAAAGAAGCAACTCAATTGTTGAATGATATGGTTGTTAAAGACATTAACCCAGATGTATGTACCTATAACATTATAGTCAATGCATTAtgtaaagaaagaagaataatagaagCCAAACAAGTGTTTGATATGTTGATGGACGGACGAATCAAGCCTGATGTAGTCACATACAATGCATTAATATATGGATACATTTTAACTGGCAAAGTGGATGAAGCAGCAAGTTTATTTGGTGATATGAAGAAAATTGGTTTGGCTTCTTGTGTCTGGAGTTATAGTATTATGATAAATGGATATTGTAAACACAAAAGATTGGATGAAGCTGTAACACTCTTTAAGGAGATGCTCCAGAGAAATTTGGTTCCAAGTACTGTAACATATAATTCTCTTATTGATGGCTTTTGCAAATCAGGGAGAATACCTGATGTGCAAAATCTTCTTGAGGATATGTATGctagaggccagcccccaaatatTATTACTTACAATATCTTATTAGACGGTTTGTGTAAAGGTAGTCATCTTGATGCTGCGAtagaattatttcagaaaatttttGGCAAGGGGGGTTGGTCCTTATGCCATACACCATACTGA
- the LOC112755546 gene encoding uncharacterized protein has product MRIKTRGGRRRLSCSADPPSPITKQDEYVAAELEISHGGGGDDAKDAPMVDCIDQHYNENHLDVLNHEQDKNCATEFETSHGGGDDDNVKDVPTVECIDQHYNENPLDILDHEDIDFLDKSICLCCNKRGGVLACSGSGCPVGLHPKCINSEPKFDDLGKFYCPYCWYSRNVNMNPELKERIFSAKNALLGLSDKDVVMNDRLVKTKSADKRKEPDDGGGIPLSSDGRQGTDEVGAQLLHPKVDLPIKLQKDASVQCDIALEDQAYSDGDFRSCGEEVMPVDINLVEGSLDQDKFDRPGKVETDETKSLELKESFETGNSRLNKEDVHERIINGRREGGHLDALHLGKHIEGHSKDIAFAQGTQESSVKSGDKGRKTGKEKMPLKENEESAIGSSVNETNNSDSDAISGRSCCSKRKIQKTEYPQDVYKKPLLQGNNFKEEKSSDINEEVTSCRFRRRSQSSQKQEIKKFPLARRNILIWTAEEEKILQEGVLRFSKENQRIPWNRILEFGRHVFDKTRSPIDLKDKWRNIKKGQNKKQMNG; this is encoded by the exons ATGAGAATCAAGACACGTGGCGGACGTAGAAGGCTTTCGTGCTCTGCAGATCCTCCTTCTCCGATCACCAAGCAG GATGAATACGTTGCAGCCGAGTTGGAGATATCACATGGGGGTggtggtgatgatgcaaaagatGCTCCAATGGTCGATTGCATTGATCAGCATTACAATGAAAATCACCTTGATGTTCTCAATCATGAACAGGACAAAAACTGTGCAACCGAATTTGAGACATCACATGGGGGTGGTGATGATGATAACGTGAAAGATGTTCCAACAGTTGAATGCATTGATCAACATTACAATGAAAATCCCCTTGATATTCTCGATCATGAGGATATTGATTTTCTCGACAAGAGTATCTGCTTATGCTGCAATAAACGTGGGGGAGTGTTAGCATGTAGTGGAAGTGGTTGCCCTGTGGGGCTCCACCCCAAGTGTATCAACTCCGAACCTAAGTTTGATGATTTGGGTAAGTTCTACTGCCCTTATTGCTGGTACAGTCGGAATGTCAATATGAATCCAGAGTTGAAGGAAAGGATCTTCTCAGCGAAGAATGCTTTGTTAGGCTTGTCGGATAAAGATGTGGTTATGAATGACAGATTGGTGAAGACCAAATCGGCTGATAAGAGGAAAGAACCTGATGATGGAGGTGGGATCCCATTAAGCAGTGATGGTAGGCAGGGAACAGATGAAGTCGGTGCTCAGCTCTTGCATCCAAAGGTTGACCTACCAATAAAATTGCAAAAAGACGCTAGTGTTCAATGTGATATAGCACTTGAAGATCAAGCTTATTCTGATGGTGATTTCAGATCCTGTGGTGAAGAAGTTATGCCAGTAGATATTAATCTGGTTGAGGGTTCTTTGGACCAGGACAAATTTGATAGACCTGGAAAAGTCGAAACAGATGAGACAAAATCTTTGGAACTGAAAGAAAGCTTTGAAACAGGTAACTCAAGACTAAATAAGGAGGATGTACATGAAAGAATTATTAATGGCAGAAGGGAAGGAGGACATTTGGATGCTTTGCATTTGGGAAAGCATATTGAAGGACATTCAAAGGATATAGCATTTGCCCAAGGGACGCAGGAAAGTTCTGTAAAATCTGGAGATAAGGGGAGGAAGACTGGCAAAGAAAAGATGCCCCTTAAAGAAAACGAGGAATCTGCAATAGGTAGTTCTGTGAATGAAACTAATAATTCAGATTCTGATGCCATCTCAGGGAGAAGCTGCTGTAGCAAAAGGAAGATCCAAAAGACAGAATATCCTCAGGATGTTTACAAGAAACCATTATTACAGGGGAATAACTTCAAAGAGGAAAAGAGCAGTGACATAAATGAGGAAGTTACCAGCTGCAGATTCCGAAGACGATCACAGAGTTCACAAAAGCAAGA AATAAAAAAATTTCCATTAGCAAGACGAAACATTTTAATTTGGACGgctgaagaagaaaaaattctgcag GAAGGAGTGTTAAGGTTCTCAAAGGAAAATCAGAGAATCCCTTGGAATAGAATTCTAGAATTTGGTCGTCATGTTTTTGATAAGACCCGTTCACCTATTGACCTTAAAGACAAGTGGAGAAATATCAAGAAAG GACAAAATAAGAAACAGATGAATGGATAG